TTCGCGCCGTTGGCCTGAGCGAGCAGAGCCGCGGATGTTCCCGCGCCGCCACCACCGATCACCAGCACGTCAGTCTCATAGTCGATCTTCGACAGATTGATAGCTACGGGATCGACACGGGATTTGGCTTCAAGAAGATCGGCCATTTCGTGGGCAATGTGATAGCCTTTGCTCGGGCCGACTTTTACCTCGCGACGTCCTTCTTCTTTGACGTCGGGGTGATACCGGAGCATCTCCTTGCGTTCATCAAGTGACAGGAATGGAACTTCCTCGTTCTTTTTCTTGCGCTCGACTCTTTCCGCACGGGTGCTCTCTACTACTTTGATCAGTTTCTTCAATTCTTCTGGGTATGGCATCTATGACCTCAACTTCGAATCTGTTCTCGATCTACAGGTTAGCCGCTTCTTTGGGAGTCCAGTCTTCACCAGCGGTGGCCGGCTCCATCTCACGTTCCTGATATGTACTCTTCAAGGCCGCCTCATCCATTGCCTTGAGCTTATCGAGACCCTCTTTGAATCGACCTGCCTCGATATTCGCGACCATAGTCTTGAGATGCTCCGCCGGAATTGTCAGATATCTGCCGTTGAGCCGCCTCGCCAACTGTGCGATATGATACTGCGGCATCTCCGCGAAGCATCTGCTGGCACACAGCCCGCACTGAATGCAGTCGAATGATATCTCGGCGGCTTTCTTGATATCGCCGCGCTTGAGTGCTGAGATATAATCGAGTACCTGCACATCCATCGGGCAGACCTTGGTGCAGGCGTTGCAGGCTACACACCTCATAAGTTCGGGATAGAGTACGAAGATTTCTTCCGGCTTACCTTCAAGAGACTCGAAATCGTATACCGCACGATTTGCCGGATAGAAGGGTATCTGCGTGAGGTACATCTCCGGCTCGACTACTGTCTGGCATGCGAGTCCGGTATAGATTTTGTAATCCCCCGGTTTACGGTATACAGTCGAGCATGCGCCGCAGACGCCGCCGCGACATCCGCATCCTCGAATGTACTTGTAACCGGAGTATTCGATCGCCTTCATTATTGTCAGCGTCGCAGGCACATCATATCTCTTGCCCATAACGTATATGGGGATCAACTGTGCCGCGACTTCCGCTGTCACTTCTTCAGTTTTAGTGCTCATGTTGACCTCGTCCAATTTCTATAGACAAATTGTTGTTTTCATTGTACTCAGGCAGTCGCAATCAGATTTCTATTCTTCAGAAGCTCGACTGTACTGCTACGATTAAGTTCGAAATGGCAGACATCCGCAGGCAGCCCGAGTGCCACCGCAAGAAGCTGTGTGAAATAGAGAACGGGAACATCAGTTGCACCTTCGTATTTCTGCAGCATCGCGTCCTGCCTGCGCCCGAGATTGTAATCGCACAATGGACAGGTCAGCACGAGTGCATCTGCACCTCGCGAAACCGCATCGCTTAGAATATCGAATGACACTTTGAGCGCAGCATCCGGATTGACGAGAACCTGGTAGGAACCGCAGCAAACCGTCGATGACGGAAATTCGATTACTTCCGCCCCGAGAGCATCCATGAACTCGCCGAATATGGTCGGACTATCCGGGTGATCGATCGCCACGTCTTCAGGACGAAGAAGTGTGCAGCCATAGTAGGGTGCTACTTTCAGTCCATTCAGCGGGGACTTAATTTTCTCTTTGAGCTTATCCCATCCGATCTCATCGCGCAGGAAATCGAGGAAGTGAACGACCTTGAGATCACCGAAGTAATCCGGCTCTTCATCCATGAAATCGTTAATGGTGTTCCGTTTTGCTTCGTCGGCTTTCATCAACTCATTGGCGCGGGCGAGAGTGTTGTAACACATCGAGCAGAGAGTAACGACTGTGTCGCTGTCGAGCTCTTTAGCTCTGACAAGATCTCTGACTGGCGCGACCATGTGTATCAAATCATCATCTGCCAGCGAAAAAACTGCACCGCAGCAATTCCATCGAGGAAGCTCCTCCCAATCGATTCCGAGAGCATCAAACACCGCAAGTGCCGACTTTTCGAGGTTTTTAGCTTTCGTCTTCAGCGTGCAGCCCGGATAATAACTTACCTTCATATCCTACCTCACGATGTCATCTTGCGAAAACCGGAAACCAATGCAATCTGCGGGAGATCCACGATCTCTTCAGGTTGCAGGTTTGACGGCTCTATGTGGTTGACGTTCTGGCGCAGCTTCATCTGGCGCAGCATTTCCATGATCCTTGTGATATCCACACCTCTCGGGCAGCGAACCATGCAGGTGTGGCACGATGCGCAGACCCACGGTGTGTTGATTTCCTGGAGAGCTTCGACATTTCCGAGCTGCAGCAGCGCCATCACCTTCCGTGGGAAAGCATCGAGATGCTCTGTCATCGGACAGGAACCAGTGCACGTGCCGCACTGGTAACACTTCATGAATTCCTGACCGCTGATCTCTCTCGCCTTTTCTCGAAACTTGTCGTCTGATGTCCGGCGTGATATGATAAGTGGCATTAGAACCTCATATATAGAAACAGTTAGACCTATCGACTCCAGACGTGTTACCGAAGAGTATCCGCGCAGCAGAATTCTCACCGGCGACGCAATTCGCTATCCGGCACACTGGGAAACCTCGTGAAACCTTTCACAAGGAATGTCGGATA
This region of Candidatus Zixiibacteriota bacterium genomic DNA includes:
- a CDS encoding 4Fe-4S dicluster domain-containing protein — protein: MSTKTEEVTAEVAAQLIPIYVMGKRYDVPATLTIMKAIEYSGYKYIRGCGCRGGVCGACSTVYRKPGDYKIYTGLACQTVVEPEMYLTQIPFYPANRAVYDFESLEGKPEEIFVLYPELMRCVACNACTKVCPMDVQVLDYISALKRGDIKKAAEISFDCIQCGLCASRCFAEMPQYHIAQLARRLNGRYLTIPAEHLKTMVANIEAGRFKEGLDKLKAMDEAALKSTYQEREMEPATAGEDWTPKEAANL
- a CDS encoding CoB--CoM heterodisulfide reductase iron-sulfur subunit B family protein, producing MKVSYYPGCTLKTKAKNLEKSALAVFDALGIDWEELPRWNCCGAVFSLADDDLIHMVAPVRDLVRAKELDSDTVVTLCSMCYNTLARANELMKADEAKRNTINDFMDEEPDYFGDLKVVHFLDFLRDEIGWDKLKEKIKSPLNGLKVAPYYGCTLLRPEDVAIDHPDSPTIFGEFMDALGAEVIEFPSSTVCCGSYQVLVNPDAALKVSFDILSDAVSRGADALVLTCPLCDYNLGRRQDAMLQKYEGATDVPVLYFTQLLAVALGLPADVCHFELNRSSTVELLKNRNLIATA
- a CDS encoding 4Fe-4S dicluster domain-containing protein; this translates as MPLIISRRTSDDKFREKAREISGQEFMKCYQCGTCTGSCPMTEHLDAFPRKVMALLQLGNVEALQEINTPWVCASCHTCMVRCPRGVDITRIMEMLRQMKLRQNVNHIEPSNLQPEEIVDLPQIALVSGFRKMTS